In one window of Musa acuminata AAA Group cultivar baxijiao chromosome BXJ3-2, Cavendish_Baxijiao_AAA, whole genome shotgun sequence DNA:
- the LOC135631035 gene encoding flavonoid 3',5'-hydroxylase-like: protein MALDIVLVAGILLSVLVHLLLRRRLHSIRRLPLPPGPAGIPILGSLPQIGPMPHASLANLAARYGPIMYLRMGTTGVVVACSAGAARSFLKALDLQFANRPSPISGKDVTYDGQDFVFANYGPRWKLLRKLTNLHFLGSKALTMWAPVRRDEIGRMLRAMLESSRNSWPVMVSEAMVCASANIIGQVMLSRRVFESQGEESKQFKDAITELLAWSGKFSIGDFVPAIAWMDLQGVQRKLRRVHVKLDTLITALMAEHEATAHEREGRPDVLDLVMANRVDADGVSLSDVNIKGFISDMFIAGTDTSSIIIEWALAEMLRNPTILQRAQDEMDQVIGKNRRLAESDIPSLPYLRAICKEALRLHPSTPLSLPHYTFEACDVDGYHIPPNTRLIVNVWAIGRDPDVWEHPLEFKPERFLSGRTAKIEPLGNDFELIPFGAGRRICVGMHAGLIMLQYGLGSLLHSFHWKLADDVKELDMKEKFGAALPKAVPLKAVVSPRLLESAYM from the exons ATGGCTCTCGATATTGTTCTCGTCGCCGGCATCCTCTTGAGCGTTCTTGTCCACCTTCTCCTCCGCCGCAGACTCCACTCCATCCGCCGACTCCCGCTCCCTCCTGGTCCAGCGGGCATCCCAATCCTCGGCTCGCTGCCGCAAATCGGTCCCATGCCCCACGCCTCCCTCGCTAACCTCGCCGCGCGCTACGGCCCCATCATGTACCTCAGGATGGGCACTACGGGGGTCGTAGTTGCGTGCTCCGCTGGCGCCGCCCGCTCCTTTCTCAAGGCGCTTGACCTTCAGTTCGCCAACCGCCCCTCGCCCATCAGCGGGAAGGACGTCACCTACGACGGCCAGGACTTCGTGTTCGCCAACTACGGGCCTCGGTGGAAGCTCCTCCGCAAGCTCACTAACCTCCACTTTCTCGGCAGCAAGGCGCTGACTATGTGGGCGCCGGTTCGCCGTGACGAAATCGGTCGCATGCTCCGCGCCATGCTCGAGTCCAGCCGGAACTCGTGGCCGGTGATGGTGTCGGAGGCAATGGTGTGCGCCAGCGCCAACATCATCGGGCAGGTAATGCTCTCGCGGCGGGTGTTTGAATCGCAGGGAGAGGAATCAAAGCAGTTCAAGGACGCCATCACGGAGCTGCTGGCTTGGTCGGGGAAGTTCAGCATCGGCGACTTTGTGCCAGCGATCGCGTGGATGGACCTGCAGGGAGTGCAGCGGAAGCTGCGCCGGGTGCATGTGAAGTTAGACACTCTGATCACGGCGCTCATGGCGGAGCACGAAGCGACGGCGCACGAGCGCGAGGGGAGGCCGGACGTGCTGGATCTTGTGATGGCCAACAGGGTTGACGCTGATGGGGTGTCGCTTTCTGATGTCAACATAAAGGGCTTTATCTCT GATATGTTTATTGCCGGAACTGATACATCATCCATCATAATCGAATGGGCGCTCGCAGAAATGCTAAGGAACCCAACCATCCTGCAGCGAGCTCAAGATGAGATGGACCAAGTAATCGGGAAGAACCGTAGGCTTGCAGAATCTGACATACCAAGCCTTCCCTACTTACGAGCCATCTGCAAAGAGGCATTACGATTGCACCCTTCCACGCCGCTCAGCCTCCCACACTACACCTTCGAAGCATGCGACGTGGACGGCTACCACATCCCCCCAAACACACGGCTCATAGTCAACGTATGGGCCATTGGGAGAGACCCCGACGTGTGGGAGCATCCCCTGGAGTTCAAGCCGGAGAGGTTCTTAAGCGGTAGAACCGCCAAGATTGAGCCACTGGGGAACGACTTCGAGCTGATACCTTTCGGCGCCGGGAGAAGGATCTGCGTGGGAATGCATGCAGGTCTCATCATGCTACAATATGGGCTCGGGTCTTTGTTGCACTCATTTCATTGGAAGCTTGCCGATGACGTCAAGGAGCtcgacatgaaggagaaatttggCGCCGCGCTTCCGAAGGCAGTGCCTCTCAAGGCTGTCGTTAGCCCACGCCTCCTCGAAAGTGCCTATATGTGA